ATTAGACAGGCCAGGGACAATAATAAGGTTttgttaatgaaacttctttggagaataTGGCAATCCCCGTCGGCTCTTTGGGTTCGGTTATTATGTGGTAAATACAGAAAGGATAAAGTCTTTGGGGCCCCATGAGAGAGAGCTCTGAATAGTTCCTTCTTATGGAAAAGGGTGAATGCTGTGTTCTCAGAGTTTTGCTCTGCGATTGGTTGGTCGGTGGGAAATGGCAGATCCATTAGATTTTGGAAAGATGCCTGGCTGGGGCCGAAGCCTTTATTAGAGGAGTGTTCTTCTCTCCCGCCCCTGGAGGTTCGTgattggaggattgctgataTGGTGAACTCAGAgggggattggatttggtccAACTTTGAGGCTTACCTGAATCTGGAAACTCTCCTGAAAATTCGGGGAGTTAAGGTGAGTAGTGATAAGGATGATGGGGATTTTCGATGTTGGTCCCTTACGAACAATGGGGGcctattcttgtaaatctgcgTTTGAGGCTTTCTTTATAAACTTGGAATCTCCTCCTTCTGTCACTTGGAAGAACATTTGGGCCCTGAAAGTTCCCTATcgcattaggagcttcctgtggttGGGTACTAAAGATAGGTTGCTCATGAACGTTGAAAGAAAAAGGCGCCATTTAGTGGAGGTTGATACTTGTAGTAGATGTAGAGTTCAGGCTGAAACTACCTGCCACTCTCTCAGAGATTGTGAGAAGAGTAAAAATATGTGGAAGGAAATTCTCCCGAGCCATTTACTTCCGAGTTTCTTGGCCTATCCGGGTAATGATTGGTTTAAAGATGGGGTTAAGGGTTTGTTGTTACCTGAGCTGGAGCATGACAATATCCTCTTTGCTGTTGTGTGTCACCAACTTTGGCAGTGGAGAAATGTTGATATTTTTGGAGAAGGAGCAATCATCTTTCCTAATTTACTTGCTTTTTTCTCTAGGAAAATTGATACCATTATTAAGAGCTTTAAAGAGGACTGCTTATCTAATTCTTTCCAGAGGAATGTGACCCATTTGGTGGGGTGGAGCAGACCTGGAGAAGGGACTGTAAaattgaatactgatggctcttgTTTTTCGGATGGCAGAATTGCAGCAGGGGGAGTCTTGAGAGACACAGGAGGTgcttgggtgtctggctttgctCAGAACCTAGGAGTGGGATCTTCCTTCACTGCGGAGCTCTAGGGAATCTTCTCCGGGCTTagactagggatggcaacgggtagtgtacccgcgggtacccggcactacccgaccctaatgggactatccGTACCcagtataaaagggtatgggacgggtatgagatcaaaaccattacccattagggtaatgggacgggtatgggaataccccctagggtacccggtacccgttacccgtcataaaaaaaatttatattaataaatatcattatttttagatgtaagacgtgAAATTTAAACCtcaaccatttatttttcaacagttgagtgataccactaagctactttattcttattaattaaggttcaatttatttaattttttgattgatgatttaaaaatttatagtttattaaatttgtactattttttttatttattgattcttaacgggtaagggtacccgcgggtacccgcgaattaaatgggaagggtatgggatgcaaaaagtatacccgttagggtaatgggacgggtatgggtaattaaaaaataaaagggtaagggtttgggaatgacattacccgcgggtaccctacccgttgccatccctagctTAGACTCGCCAAAAGTCTGGGCTTAAAAAATCTTCTGgtggaatctgacaaccttgaagcggttaaaattatctctgaTAATAAGGCATTATGTCTGAGTAACCTTAATTTAGTAAAAGGGATTAAAAGGTTATGTTATTCCTTCGACACCATCAGCTTTGGACATGTTTTCAGGGAACAGAATAGGGTTGCTGATCGCCTTGCGGCTGAGAGCCATGTGAGATTACTTAGTGTCTCTACCTTCCAGAATCCTCCGAATTTCCTTTTCTCTCTACTTTCTGATGACcgggttggggttagctttcccaggctaatcccgggttagtcttttggtttttgttttttctttcccttgtctaccaaaaaaaataataaaaaaatatacataataaaaaataaatataaaagatatttttttttttaatataataaatgttatatatatatatatatataaataattggactacttttattgtttttaactaTGGTAAAAAGAACAACCCTTGTGAAGAATAATTTTCTAACTATACCTATATGGATAATTATTTACATAAAGTACCCCTATTTGAGGATTACCCCTGCAAAAATTCATTTACTTTGTCAATTCTAATCTTTTTGCTTAAACACTAAAATCGACTTCTCTACGTCCCTAACCAATAACTATTGCATGAAAACGCAAACCTATGACCTTTTACTTTAAGCAAAAATGTTTGAGAGATTAAACACCAAAATCACCTATATCTGAGTGTTAGAATGAGAGCGCTGCTGGAAAAACGTCATTGGTAAGCAGCAAAAACTGGAGTATTTATAACGGGCTAGCCTTTAAAATACAagacaaaataataattaaaaacatgattttctcctattttaaattaaaaatatgataaaagaCAAAATAGAGGATAGTATGTAATTTCCTCATACAAATAACCTTGTAACGGACAAATAAGCCCGTCACAATTACATTTTTCGTAACATGTCTAATCTATTCCAGCTTAGGTTAAATATTCTTGTATACTCTAATCACTAATTTGTTATGTGTGCTTTACCACTTTGAGAAGAAAATAACTCTAATTCCATGATTCTGCAGTCTTCTGAGAAAGTGAAATTACACCTTAGAGGAAGAGTTTCACATTGTACATCAGGCTTGTTCAGGTTGATAAATACATACAATCAAATGCTTTTGTTTTCATTTACATGCTTACACATTTTATTTTGAGGCATGTGGTTTTGGACAATTGTTTACCAAGTCTAAGCTGAAATCCCACAGTTTCGTTGCCAAATTGCGGTCAGTTGCTTGTGAGCTTGCTTCTGCTATGTTACTGTCTGCAAAATACTGACCACTCATCCCTTTAACATGTGGATGCAATGCGACGTAGCAAGTAGTTGCTGCTCCCTACACCAGATGAATTCAACATATAAACAACTTTGTCATAGAAACAGAGAAATTGATTCAAATATTTAGAAGAACGCTTATTGATTGAAGTATCTATTTATAATACTGTGTAATAAAGCCGCGTGCAATTTGCAATAAATACAAAAATGTCAAATTTCCAACGCTGTGATGTGAATCAGCACAGAATGTTTTATCAACAGAAACAACTGTCTGAGTGAAGTGTGCACGACTTCATTGCTACACAAGATAAGGAGATTAGTTGTGAAATATGAGTACCTGTTGAACATTTTTTAGCACAAGTTTACCAATGAGACCAGCAAGACCTGCATCAAAGCAGTTCTTAAATGAATATAAACTTATCCAGGCCAGTCTCAGTTTCATCAAATATATCATACAAGATGAGGAAATAAAGTAGGATGTCATGTTAAAAAATGCAGCATAGTTGCTAGCCGTCTACATGGAATATAAAGATTCATGTGATATAGAATGATGCTTGTCAATACAGTGCTTGCTGACTAAACCAGAGGAATCCCATAAGAAAAAAAATGCGTAAAATACAATGACCTCAGAATTATAGCACTATTAACATTATGACCCTTAAACTTCATTTCTTGATATAAAATTTCTTGAACTTTATAGTCTATAACAGTAAAGTCCAAATCAACAAAAATCCATAAAAAAGATTAACGAAATGACCTGGGCAAGGGTGTTAGATCAATGACTCTTTCTACCCATGTCAACAAAATTATAGCCGAAAATCTACTTTATCCTCATcgttaatttaatgttttaacaGGTTTTTGGtgatttggactttaatgttacaaaatgtaaagttcaaggCTTTTTAAGTCAAGAAATAAAGCTTAGTTTGCAGCGCTATAGTTCAGGGGCCATGatgaatataatataaaaagaagtaaaaatcatcagcattgtgaaaatagtaaaatacATGTAAATACCACTAATAATAATGTTCTGGCGAAAAAGGTTGGTGTCTACTGGTCCTGGATGAACTGAATTTGCAGTTACCTGTGCCCCATCATCCTGTTATATCACAATTTGTATGGTTAGGGTAACTAGCAACTCTTTGTATGCAAACCTGCAATACTTCTGATAGAGAATGTGATATTGGaaataaagggtaaaatgggaATTAAAGGAAACGTGGTTTATGGGCTTAGCTGGAGTTTGTTGGAAGAGAAGGAGAGAGAGTTATAGGTTATATGTAGGCGAGGGTTTTAGATGATGAAAGACATCTTATGGAAATTAGTTAGTGATCGGCTTTATGCTTGGGCAGTGTAATTTTTCTTCATTGAAAGTAGTTTTGGCAGTAGGTTTTCTACTGATTCTGTTCTATCATTCCATTCCTTGTATTTTCTATTCTGTTTGGTTAATTTGTGTTTGGAAATACAGTTACTAGTTTCAATTCATTTCATAAGCTCTATTCATCTTCTATTTTCCATATCTCTGTCTCGCGATATCCATCAACTTATGACAAGAATAGGATGTTTACAGATTATCTAACATTTGTGAAAACCTTCATCAACTAACTAAAcctagaagaggaaatccataGCTATTACTTCATGTGACTCTAGCTGTAAAACAGAGTACAAAAGTTTTGAAGAACAGACCTGTAGACGCCTTGAAAGTTCATTGGCATGTAAAACATTTGCAAGCTTTGACTGACCGTATGCAGATACTCTGTTGTACCTGTAAATGTTGGATCggagccaaaaaaaaaaatcatgttctCTGAAATTTTTTGGGAATAAATAACATGAGAGTCGCCTACAAAATTATTAACAGCTCAATAAAGTAAAAGTTCTCAATTTATGGAGTCTAATAGTCTGTTGGAGATGAAAAAACATACAACTCCCTGAGCAAAATTTCTTCAATGGTTTCCCTGAACTTAACTACTCTTGTTATGagattgctttttttttttttttggttgagTGTTATGAGATTGCTGAAGAAGACTATTTTGCAAAAGCACTTCACCGTTACAAGAAGGGTTTGGATTTGACAGCTAAAATATCAAATTGATTGCTTAAATTGGCTTGTAGGATCAATTTAGTACAAAATCAGGTTTAGGTACCAATCTCACACTTTAACTTGGCATTTGAGGTCAAATAAGAAGCCAACTTTGGAGCCCAAATTGGCCCTTTATCCATAACTTGCCCACCTTCATTGGGTCTTTGTGAATGAAGGGTCAAAAAAGTCCTTAAAGTTGGCAGCCAAGATCAATTTCACCTAAATCGAATTTTAGGTATAAAATCAACTTCAAGTTCGcaaattttgacaaattggTCCAAATACAGTCGGTATTATATACGTAAAATTTGTAGAATTTGCgttaatttgtcaaaatttatcAAGTTGAAGGTTGAGTTGATACTTAAaaaagggctaaattgaccgaCCGCCAACTTTAGATACTTTTTTTACTCTTAATTTGGGTCTTTGCATTACCAAATATGAAATGTTCCAACAGTCCAACTCAATTTTGTTAGGAATAAATGATCAATTTGGTCGTTGAAGTTGGCTAATAGGATCAATTTAGTCCAAAATCAAGTTTAGGTATTATTTTGGCCCTTTAACTTGACATCCAGGGTCAAATAAGCCCAAAAATAACAAATGTCAGTATATGATTGGTTGTTATTTGACAGGAGTTACTTCCTCATGCTGGCacatttcatttttaattaatttgatcTCAAATGCCAAGTTGGAGGACCAAATTGATACCCAAACTTGAGTTTGGACTAAATTGATTCTACTAGCCAACTTCAAGAACCAATTTGATCATTAATTCGTTTTGTTAAAGATAAAAAATGCTACTTCTCGAACAAAATGATAAAGATCATCTTTGAATAAggagaatttttatttttttttcctttaacaaAAATTTCCTGCACCAAGACTGCTGCAATTATGGGATCCACTAAAATAGGTTTACCCTGATGAATCATTAATTTTAGTAAAACGTATCCCTTCAGGATAAGAGAACTTGTGTCGACGTGAGGAAACATTCACGATCCTTCCTTCTTTCTTACTTTCACTTGCTGTCTTTTTTATGGTTTCCATCAGTAGATTTGTCAAAAGAAAATGACCTATAATATAAGAACATAAACAAGTATGTATCAGATGCTAATCAAAAGATCACATCAATTACCTGAAGAGTAttgataaactaataaagacTCGCCATTCTAAGGTCTC
The DNA window shown above is from Euphorbia lathyris chromosome 1, ddEupLath1.1, whole genome shotgun sequence and carries:
- the LOC136225113 gene encoding short-chain dehydrogenase TIC 32, chloroplastic-like; this translates as MWLFSRKGASGFSPSSTAEQVTQGIDGSGLTAIVTGATSGIGSETARVLAMRGVHVIMGVRNMEAGKMVKEAIIKGNPIAQVDSMQLDLSSLASVRKFADEFKSLDLPLNLLINNAGIMATPFLLSNDNIELQFATNHIGHFLLTNLLMETIKKTASESKKEGRIVNVSSRRHKFSYPEGIRFTKINDSSGYNRVSAYGQSKLANVLHANELSRRLQDDGAQVTANSVHPGPVDTNLFRQNIIISGLAGLIGKLVLKNVQQGAATTCYVALHPHVKGMSGQYFADSNIAEASSQATDRNLATKLWDFSLDLVNNCPKPHASK